The nucleotide window GCCGGATCCGCGAGCGGTACGCCGAGCACTTCGGCACCGACATCGAGGTCGGCCGCAACAAGTACATCTGGCTCGGCACGCCGCACGTCTTCAAGACGTTCACCTTCGGCTTCGAGCGGACCGAGGCCGGCTGGATCTGGTATCACGCGTACCCGTTCAACGCCGAGACCAGCACCTTCATCGTGGAGTGCGCACCGGAGACCTGGACGGCGCTGGGCTTCGACAACCTCGACGCCCGGGCGGGCGCCGCCCGCCTCCAGGAGATCTTCGCGGCACACCTCGGCGGGCAGCCGCTCATCGACCACCGCGCCGAGGTCGGCGGCACCGGCTGGCTGAACTTCCGCCGGCTCACCAATCAGCGCTGGGACCACGGCAACGTCGTGCTGATGGGCGATGCCGCGCACACCACGCACTTCGCCATCGGCTCGGGTACCAAGCTGGCGATTCAGGACGCGATGGCGCTGGCCGACGCGGTGTCCTCAGAGGACGAACTCGCCGTCGCGCTGGAACGCTACGAACACCGCCGGAAGGCGGCACTCGCGCCGCTGCAACGTGCCGCAAAGGCCAGTAGTGAATGGTTCGAACGAGTGACAGACTATGTGGACCTGCCGGCCAAGCAGTTCTCCTATGCGCTGTCCGACCGGCGGGGCGAATATCCGATGTGGAGATACCTGCTGCACGTCGCGACCCAGAGTGCGATCCCCCGCACCCTGTTGCGCTGGACGCTCAGCGCTCGCCGGTGGAGCCGAGCCCGACGGAGGCCGGGCGCTTCGCGCACCACGCAGGCCGGTCGCCCGCCGCAGCGTTACGGGGTGAGACCCAGACCCGCGAAGGGGTGACGAATGGCCGGAGCCGCCCTGCTCGAGCCCGACGACGCCGCGTGGACCGACGCGCTGAGCCGGATCAGGCACGACGTGTACCACCTCCCGGAGTACGTGCGCATCGACGCCGGACTCTCCGGAGGGGCTCCGGCCGCCTACCGATACGACGAGGCGGGCCAGGTCCTGCTGCTCCCCCTGGTCCTGCGCCCCGTGCCGGACACCGACCTGCGCGACGCGATCTCCCCTTACGGATATCCCGGCCCGGTCGCCGACACCGCCGACCCGGCGTTCTGGTCGCGCGCCGCGGCGGCGATGACCGAGTCGCTGCGCGCGCTCGGCGTGATCACCGCCTTCGTCCGGCTGCACCCGCTGCTGCGAGCCCCGGCCGCGGCCCTCGCCGAGGCCGGCACGGTCGTCCAGCACGGCGAGACGGTCTCCGTCGACCTCTCCCTGACGCCGGAGCAGATGTGGCACCAGACCCAC belongs to Amorphoplanes digitatis and includes:
- a CDS encoding FAD-dependent monooxygenase, whose translation is MRINCVGGGPAGLYFAVLAKLADPAHEVTVLERNPAGVTWGWGVVFWDDLLDDLFRYDPVSARRIWDASCQWDEYRVRATGKAVTHLAGYGFSLGRKVLLDILTQRATELGVEVRHLDELTDESDLPDADLVVACDGAGSRIRERYAEHFGTDIEVGRNKYIWLGTPHVFKTFTFGFERTEAGWIWYHAYPFNAETSTFIVECAPETWTALGFDNLDARAGAARLQEIFAAHLGGQPLIDHRAEVGGTGWLNFRRLTNQRWDHGNVVLMGDAAHTTHFAIGSGTKLAIQDAMALADAVSSEDELAVALERYEHRRKAALAPLQRAAKASSEWFERVTDYVDLPAKQFSYALSDRRGEYPMWRYLLHVATQSAIPRTLLRWTLSARRWSRARRRPGASRTTQAGRPPQRYGVRPRPAKG